A genomic segment from Diceros bicornis minor isolate mBicDic1 chromosome 5, mDicBic1.mat.cur, whole genome shotgun sequence encodes:
- the LYSMD2 gene encoding lysM and putative peptidoglycan-binding domain-containing protein 2, which yields MADSSPAPALRGGGLRAPRPSAPSPPPRSRSGSESEEAELSLSLARTKTRSYGSTASVRAPLGAGGIERHVEHRVRAGDTLQGIALKYGVTMEQIKRANKLFTNDCIFLKKTLNIPVISDKPLLFNGLNSIDSPENETVGSFSHEEEPVAAGEDLSPPSPQESDVRPVQPEEVSARDFLQRLDLQIKLSTQAAKKLKEESRDEESPYATSLYHS from the exons ATGGCGGATTCCTCGCCCGCGCCGGCCCTGCGGGGAGGCGGCCTCCGCGCGCCCCGGCCCTCGGCGCCCTCGCCGCCGCCGCGCTCGCGCTCCGGCTCCGAGTCCGAGGAGGCCGAGCTGTCGCTGAGCCTGGCCCGCACCAAGACCCGCTCGTACGGCAGCACGGCCAGCGTGCGGGCGCCGCTGGGCGCCGGCGGCATCGAGCGCCATGTGGAGCACCGGGTCCGCGCCGGCGACACGCTGCAGGGCATCGCGCTCAAGTACGGAGTCACG ATGGAGCAGATAAAAAGGGCAAATAAACTGTTTACCAATGATTGTATATTTCTGAAGAAGACTTTGAACATCCCAGTTATATCAGACAAGCCTTTGTTGTTTAATGGACTTAACTCAATAGATTCTCCAGAAAATGAAACTGTTGGTAGTTTTTCTCATGAAGAGGAGCCAGTAGCAGCTGGGGAAGACCTCTCTCCTCCCAGTCCTCAAGAATCCGATGTTCGGCCTGTGCAGCCTGAGGAAGTGTCAGCCAGAGATTTCCTGCAGAGACTAGACTTACAGATTAAGTTATCAACACAGGCAGCCAAGAAACTAAAAGAAGAGAGCAG agatgaagaaagtCCCTATGCAACTTCCCTCTATCACAGTTAG